In Miscanthus floridulus cultivar M001 chromosome 5, ASM1932011v1, whole genome shotgun sequence, one genomic interval encodes:
- the LOC136453124 gene encoding NDR1/HIN1-like protein 13, whose amino-acid sequence MMHENGHGHGHGHGRVHPASSSSDFSGEMNQSVSDPSSSPLYSFHFEKPVPQHPPPPSQPGTYVVQVPKDKVFRVPPPENARLFDHYTRRAKRRRGRSCVRVCACLLAGAVALAVLAAALAGVAYLVLRPKRPAYTVQALAVSGLAGLGNDASSSPGVFSPGFDATVRADNPNGRIGVRYEGGRVSVSYDGVLLADGAWPAFYQGPRNVTVFVAKAKGSRIRFSQRVRGQMAAAERLRSVPFDVDVEVPVRLQLGKVRTWAVPVRAHCTVAVDRLAADAKVVSRSCDVKVHLLSWGN is encoded by the coding sequence ATGATGCACGAGAATGgacacgggcacgggcacggccacGGCCGTGTCCACCCGGCGTCCTCCAGCTCCGACTTCTCCGGCGAGATGAACCAGTCCGTGTCCGACCCCTCCTCCAGCCCGCTCTACAGCTTCCACTTCGAGAAACCCGTCCCGCAGCATCCTCCCCCGCCGTCGCAGCCCGGCACGTACGTGGTGCAGGTGCCCAAGGACAAGGTCTTCCGCGTCCCGCCGCCCGAGAACGCGCGCCTCTTCGACCACTACACCCGCCGCGCCAagcgccgccgcggccgctccTGCGTCCGCGTCTGCGCGTGCCTGCTCGCGGGGGCCGTCGCGCTCGCCGTCCTCGCCGCGGCCCTCGCCGGCGTCGCGTACCTCGTCCTCAGGCCGAAGCGGCCGGCGTACACGGTCCAGGCGCTCGCCGTGTCCGGCCTCGCCGGGCTCGGCAACGACGCCTCCTCGTCCCCGGGAGTGTTCTCGCCGGGGTTCGACGCGACCGTGCGCGCCGACAACCCCAACGGCAGGATCGGCGTGCGCTACGAGGGAGGCCGCGTCTCCGTGTCGTACGACGGCGTGCTCCTGGCCGACGGCGCGTGGCCGGCGTTCTACCAGGGGCCCCGGAACGTGACGGTGTTCGTGGCTAAGGCGAAGGGGTCCCGGATACGGTTCTCGCAGCGCGTGCGGGGGCAGATGGCCGCGGCCGAGCGGCTCCGGTCGGTGCCGTTCGACGTGGACGTCGAGGTGCCCGTGCGCCTGCAGCTCGGCAAGGTCAGGACGTGGGCCGTGCCGGTGCGGGCGCACTGCACCGTGGCGGTCGACAGGCTCGCCGCCGACGCCAAGGTGGTGTCCAGGTCGTGCGACGTCAAGGTGCACCTCCTGTCCTGGGGGAACTGA
- the LOC136455150 gene encoding uncharacterized protein, whose amino-acid sequence MVVRNYTYLKLKMPGPNGIIMIESMYEHAYDYDVECIEYAEALMEAETLIANLDRLGSEAPNSKRHVRTFEPTKAVKLVLVDPACPDNRALRISATLDIK is encoded by the coding sequence atggtggtccgcaactacacctacctcaagctcaagatgccaggtcccaacggcatcatcatgATTGAAtccatgtacgagcatgcatacgactatgacgtcgagtgcatcgagtacgccgaggctcttatggaggccgagaccctcatcgccaacctcgaccggCTCGGTAGTGAGGCACCTAACTCCAAGCGTCATGTCAGGACGTTCGAGCCCACGAAAGCCGTCAAGCTCGTCCTAGTCGACCCTGCCTGCCCCGacaaccgggcgctgaggatcagcgccaccctcgacatcaaatag